A DNA window from Streptomyces canus contains the following coding sequences:
- a CDS encoding SDR family oxidoreductase has protein sequence MSKVILVTGAGRGLGTDIAREALTAGHQVVATGRRPEEVEKTLGGPQDNLLVTKLDVTSLEDAEAAAQAAVDRFGRIDVLINNAGNLFTGYFEEISPAQMRRQFETNLFGPMNVTRAVLPVLREQRAGHIITITSTAGLVGMEFTSAYAASKFAEEGWMESLRYDVEPYNIHTTIVEPGYFRTELLVDGSTTWPELSIEDYAPRTAPRIEGMKSMNGRQPGDPAKLARALLTIAGQDKPLERFVAGADAIEAAEAKARELLAQADASRELGDDLAYDDTHA, from the coding sequence ATGAGCAAGGTCATTCTCGTCACCGGTGCCGGACGCGGCCTGGGCACCGACATCGCCCGCGAGGCCCTCACCGCCGGTCACCAGGTCGTCGCCACCGGCCGCCGCCCCGAAGAGGTCGAGAAGACCCTGGGCGGACCGCAGGACAACCTGCTGGTCACCAAGCTCGACGTCACCAGCCTCGAAGACGCCGAGGCCGCCGCGCAGGCCGCCGTCGACCGCTTCGGCCGCATCGACGTACTGATCAACAACGCCGGGAATCTCTTCACCGGCTACTTCGAGGAGATCTCGCCCGCGCAGATGCGCCGGCAGTTCGAGACGAACCTCTTCGGCCCGATGAACGTCACCCGCGCCGTCCTGCCCGTCCTGCGCGAGCAGCGCGCCGGCCACATCATCACCATCACCTCGACCGCAGGCCTGGTCGGCATGGAATTCACCTCCGCCTACGCGGCATCCAAGTTCGCGGAAGAGGGCTGGATGGAGTCCCTGCGCTACGACGTCGAGCCGTACAACATCCACACCACAATCGTGGAGCCCGGCTACTTCCGCACCGAACTCCTCGTGGACGGCTCCACCACCTGGCCCGAGCTGTCCATCGAGGACTACGCCCCGCGCACCGCCCCGAGGATCGAGGGCATGAAGAGCATGAACGGCCGGCAGCCCGGCGACCCCGCCAAGCTCGCCCGCGCCCTGCTCACCATCGCCGGCCAGGACAAGCCCCTGGAGCGCTTCGTCGCCGGCGCGGACGCCATCGAGGCCGCCGAGGCCAAGGCCCGGGAGCTCCTCGCCCAGGCCGACGCCTCACGCGAGCTGGGGGACGACCTCGCCTACGACGACACCCACGCCTGA
- a CDS encoding DUF1330 domain-containing protein: protein MTAYAIAHLREAAPHPEIAEYIERIPATFEPYGGHFLVHGAGHEVKEGGWPGHVVVIGFPGIAEARAWWDSAAYQEIAPLRSRHIEGDIILVEGVPDGYDPAVTAKAMRDALAS, encoded by the coding sequence ATGACCGCCTACGCCATAGCCCACCTGCGGGAAGCCGCGCCGCATCCGGAGATCGCCGAGTACATCGAGCGCATCCCCGCCACCTTCGAGCCGTACGGCGGACACTTCCTCGTGCACGGCGCGGGGCACGAGGTGAAGGAGGGCGGCTGGCCGGGACACGTCGTGGTGATCGGCTTCCCGGGGATCGCCGAGGCGCGGGCCTGGTGGGACTCCGCCGCGTACCAGGAGATCGCGCCGCTGCGTTCGCGGCACATCGAGGGCGACATCATCCTCGTCGAGGGCGTTCCCGACGGTTACGACCCTGCGGTCACCGCGAAGGCGATGCGGGACGCGCTCGCTTCCTGA
- a CDS encoding arabinan endo-1,5-alpha-L-arabinosidase, which produces MSRTSRTPRTLRRRTALLAVPAAALLALIPSTASAYPNPGTVTGAITIHDPTMIRTSAGRYLLYGTGGGLGYRTSTDRTAFTAGNDAFSTKPGWWSSYATEAWAPDISYQGGKYLMYYAVSTFGSNKSAIGLATSSTGLPGSWTDQGTVYTSTTSSDYNAIDPNLFVDSDGKWWLSFGSWWTGLKMIQINPATGKQLSTNTTRYSIASRPTGTKAVEAPYIVKRNGYYYLFASYDTCCAGTSSTYKVKVGRATSVTGPYVDKNGVSMMNNGGTPVLESHGRYIGPGGQSIMNDSDGDLIVYHYYDGNDNGTPKLGINLLNWSSGWPVAY; this is translated from the coding sequence GTGAGCCGCACCTCCCGCACCCCGCGCACTCTTCGGCGCAGGACCGCACTCCTCGCCGTCCCCGCAGCCGCCCTGCTCGCCCTCATCCCGAGCACGGCGTCGGCGTACCCCAACCCCGGGACCGTCACCGGCGCCATCACCATCCACGACCCCACGATGATCCGCACGTCGGCCGGCCGTTACCTGCTGTACGGCACCGGCGGCGGCCTCGGCTACCGCACCTCCACCGACCGGACCGCCTTCACCGCCGGCAACGACGCCTTCTCCACCAAGCCGGGCTGGTGGTCGTCGTACGCCACCGAGGCCTGGGCGCCCGACATCTCCTACCAGGGCGGCAAGTACCTCATGTACTACGCCGTCTCGACCTTCGGCTCCAACAAGTCCGCCATCGGCCTCGCCACGTCGAGCACCGGCCTGCCCGGCTCCTGGACCGACCAGGGCACCGTGTACACCTCCACCACCTCCAGCGACTACAACGCCATCGACCCGAACCTGTTCGTCGACAGCGACGGCAAGTGGTGGCTGTCCTTCGGCAGTTGGTGGACCGGCCTGAAGATGATCCAGATCAACCCCGCCACCGGCAAGCAGCTGTCCACCAACACGACCCGGTACTCGATCGCCTCCCGCCCGACCGGGACCAAGGCCGTCGAGGCGCCGTACATCGTCAAGCGGAACGGCTACTACTACCTCTTCGCGTCCTACGACACCTGCTGCGCCGGCACCAGTTCGACCTACAAGGTCAAGGTCGGCCGCGCCACCAGCGTCACCGGGCCGTACGTCGACAAGAACGGCGTCTCGATGATGAACAACGGCGGCACCCCGGTCCTGGAGTCGCACGGCCGGTACATCGGCCCCGGCGGCCAGTCGATCATGAACGACTCCGACGGCGACCTGATCGTCTACCACTACTACGACGGCAACGACAACGGGACGCCCAAGCTCGGCATCAACCTCCTGAACTGGAGCAGCGGATGGCCCGTCGCCTACTGA
- the mmsB gene encoding multiple monosaccharide ABC transporter permease, with protein MSTDVTKVPAAAPPGNSGGSSSGGGLLQLMLNGLRRNMRQYGMLIALGLIVALFAVWTDGDLLLPRNVSNLVLQNSYILILAIGMMLVIIAGHIDLSVGSLTAFVGAFAAVLTVQHDVAWPVALVLTLVVGAVAGSVQGYLIAYLGIPSFIVTLAGMLLFRGLTEILLEGQTLGPFPNGLQKLGNGFLPAVGPDTNYHNLTLLLGFALLAFVVYQEVRDRKRQQEFALDVLPRNAFLLKLVAIAAAVLAVTMLLASYQGAPIILLVLGVLVVGYGYVMRNAVFGRHIYAIGGNLPAAKLSGVKDKKVTFLVFLNMGVLAALAGLVVAARLNAASPKAGLNFELEAIASSFIGGASMSGGVGTVLGAIIGGLVLGVLNNGMNLLSVGTDWQQVIKGLALLAAVGFDVWNKRKVGS; from the coding sequence ATGAGCACCGATGTGACGAAGGTTCCGGCCGCGGCGCCGCCGGGCAACAGCGGGGGGTCGTCCTCCGGTGGGGGCCTGCTCCAGCTGATGCTGAACGGGCTGCGCCGCAACATGCGGCAGTACGGCATGCTGATCGCGCTCGGCCTGATCGTCGCCCTGTTCGCGGTGTGGACCGACGGCGACCTGCTGCTGCCGCGCAACGTCTCCAACCTGGTGCTCCAGAACAGCTACATCCTGATCCTCGCGATCGGCATGATGCTGGTGATCATCGCGGGGCACATCGACCTGTCGGTCGGTTCCCTGACCGCGTTCGTGGGCGCCTTCGCGGCCGTGCTGACCGTGCAGCACGACGTGGCCTGGCCGGTCGCGCTGGTGCTGACCCTCGTGGTGGGCGCGGTCGCGGGCTCGGTCCAGGGCTATCTGATCGCGTATCTCGGCATACCGTCGTTCATCGTCACCCTGGCGGGCATGCTGCTCTTCCGCGGTCTGACGGAGATCCTGCTGGAGGGCCAGACCCTCGGCCCGTTCCCGAACGGTCTGCAGAAGCTCGGCAACGGCTTCCTGCCCGCGGTCGGCCCGGACACCAACTACCACAACCTCACCCTGCTGCTGGGCTTCGCGCTGCTGGCCTTCGTGGTCTACCAGGAGGTCCGCGACCGCAAGCGCCAGCAGGAGTTCGCGCTCGACGTGCTGCCCAGGAACGCCTTCCTGCTCAAGCTCGTCGCGATCGCCGCCGCGGTCCTCGCGGTCACGATGCTGCTCGCCAGCTACCAGGGCGCGCCGATCATCCTGCTCGTCCTCGGTGTGCTGGTGGTCGGCTACGGCTACGTCATGCGCAACGCGGTCTTCGGCCGGCACATCTACGCGATCGGCGGCAACCTGCCGGCCGCGAAGCTGTCCGGCGTCAAGGACAAGAAGGTCACCTTCCTTGTCTTCCTGAACATGGGCGTGCTCGCGGCCCTGGCGGGTCTGGTGGTCGCAGCCCGCCTGAACGCGGCCTCCCCGAAGGCGGGCCTGAACTTCGAACTCGAGGCGATCGCCTCGTCGTTCATCGGTGGCGCGTCCATGAGCGGCGGTGTGGGAACCGTCCTCGGCGCGATCATCGGTGGTCTCGTCCTCGGTGTGCTGAACAACGGCATGAACCTCCTCAGTGTCGGCACCGACTGGCAACAGGTCATCAAGGGCCTCGCCCTGCTGGCCGCGGTCGGGTTCGACGTGTGGAACAAGCGCAAGGTCGGTTCCTAG
- the mmsA gene encoding multiple monosaccharide ABC transporter ATP-binding protein produces the protein MAGPVLEMRSIVKTFPGVKALSDVTLTVRQGEVHAICGENGAGKSTLMKVLSGVHPHGTYEGDILFEGEVVSFKDIRASEQHGIVIIHQELALVPFLSIAENIFLGNEHASGGFINWNETLKHATELLRRVGLSDHPETRITDIGVGKQQLVEIAKALSKKVKLLILDEPTAALNDEDSGKLLDLILELKKQGITSIIISHKLNEIRKVADSVTIIRDGKSIETLDVKAPETTEDRIISGMVGRDLDHRFPERTLYEGEADAAPALEIRNWTVHHPIDQQRKVVDDVSIHVRRGEIVGIAGLMGAGRTELAMSVFGRSYGRHAGGQVFKYGEEIRTKTVAEAVEHGIAYVTEDRKHYGLNLIDNINRNISLTALNKVARRGVVDEHEERKVAERFRKSMNIKAPTVFETVGRLSGGNQQKVVLSKWIFAGPEVLILDEPTRGIDVGAKYEIYTVIDQLAAEGKAVVFISSELPELLGMCDRIYTMAAGRLTGEVPRAEATQEVLMRQMTKDKEVTR, from the coding sequence ATGGCGGGACCCGTCCTGGAAATGCGCTCGATCGTCAAGACCTTTCCCGGCGTCAAAGCGCTGTCGGACGTCACGCTGACCGTCCGTCAGGGCGAGGTCCATGCCATCTGCGGTGAGAACGGCGCCGGGAAGTCCACCTTGATGAAGGTGCTCTCCGGCGTCCATCCGCACGGCACGTACGAGGGCGACATCCTGTTCGAGGGAGAGGTCGTCTCCTTCAAGGACATCCGCGCGAGCGAGCAGCACGGCATCGTGATCATCCATCAGGAACTGGCCCTGGTGCCGTTCCTGTCGATCGCGGAGAACATCTTTCTCGGCAACGAACACGCCTCGGGCGGGTTCATCAACTGGAACGAGACGCTGAAGCACGCCACCGAGCTGCTGCGCCGGGTGGGTCTGAGCGACCACCCGGAGACCCGGATCACCGACATCGGTGTGGGCAAGCAGCAGCTGGTGGAGATCGCCAAGGCGCTCTCGAAGAAGGTGAAGCTGCTCATCCTCGACGAGCCGACCGCGGCTCTCAACGACGAGGACAGCGGCAAACTCCTGGACCTCATCCTGGAGTTGAAGAAGCAGGGCATCACCTCGATCATCATTTCCCACAAGCTCAACGAGATCCGCAAGGTCGCCGACTCGGTGACGATCATCCGCGACGGGAAGTCGATCGAGACCCTGGACGTGAAGGCCCCGGAGACCACCGAGGACCGGATCATCTCGGGCATGGTCGGCCGCGACCTCGACCACCGCTTCCCCGAGCGCACGCTCTACGAGGGCGAGGCGGACGCGGCACCGGCGCTGGAGATCCGCAACTGGACCGTCCACCACCCGATCGACCAGCAGCGCAAGGTCGTCGACGACGTGTCGATCCATGTGCGGCGCGGGGAGATCGTCGGTATCGCGGGCCTGATGGGCGCAGGGCGCACCGAGCTCGCGATGAGCGTGTTCGGGCGCAGCTACGGCCGGCACGCGGGCGGCCAGGTCTTCAAGTACGGCGAGGAGATCCGTACGAAGACCGTCGCCGAGGCGGTCGAGCACGGCATCGCGTACGTGACCGAGGACCGCAAGCACTACGGCCTCAACCTCATCGACAACATCAACCGGAACATCTCGCTGACCGCCCTGAACAAGGTCGCGAGGCGCGGTGTGGTCGACGAGCACGAGGAGCGGAAGGTCGCCGAGCGCTTCCGCAAGTCGATGAACATCAAGGCGCCGACCGTCTTCGAGACGGTGGGCAGGCTGTCCGGCGGCAACCAGCAGAAGGTCGTCCTCAGCAAGTGGATCTTCGCGGGTCCCGAGGTGCTGATCCTGGACGAGCCCACGCGCGGTATCGACGTGGGCGCCAAGTACGAGATCTACACGGTCATCGACCAACTGGCCGCCGAGGGCAAGGCGGTCGTTTTCATCTCCTCCGAGCTGCCGGAGCTGCTCGGTATGTGCGACCGCATCTACACCATGGCCGCCGGACGGCTCACGGGTGAGGTTCCGCGGGCCGAGGCCACGCAGGAAGTGCTGATGCGCCAGATGACGAAGGACAAAGAGGTAACGCGATGA
- a CDS encoding pyridoxal phosphate-dependent aminotransferase translates to MADNVTSLFRSTAAHSPSMAALAREGGDGTGPVDFCIPCNPYFPTPAMMDTMASRLKDIITYYPSSADTITAELCNLLQLPPQAVAMGNGSTELITWIDHLLVRESLAIPVPTFGRWTDQPMETGKRVDMFPLQESSGFALDLAQYAEFIRTRGTRVAVICNPNNPDGGFLHKHALVQFMDAMADLDLIVIDESFLEFADAEAEPSVVQEAMIRPNVIVLRSLGKNFGLHGIRFGYMVANPSLAGRVRSMLPKWNLNAFAEYVVFMLKEHGAEYAQSLHQVRRDRLDMASQLAALPGLTVYPSQGNFLFVRLPVGAEGTVVRDRMLTEHRILVRECGNKIGSSSRFLRLVVRPQVDVRRLVSGLEQVLYGTRRGAAVPELAQGTSYSSGTAAVDRLVGQTNGAGMQDLAAMAVGGGGMGGGVGMPMPVAQPVAVAAAAPMGAAASMGTAASMGAGMPMPAQMPAPAPMPAPAPMPAPAAPPAPFAPPSGPTPPGVPARGGLTAAQVRGMTAPAPGAPQELSQAPATGWPNAQSWPNAAGMGQTG, encoded by the coding sequence ATGGCCGACAACGTCACCTCGTTGTTCCGCAGCACGGCTGCGCACAGCCCGTCCATGGCGGCGCTGGCGCGCGAGGGCGGCGACGGGACGGGGCCGGTGGACTTCTGCATCCCCTGCAATCCGTATTTTCCCACTCCGGCGATGATGGACACCATGGCCTCGCGGCTGAAGGACATCATCACGTACTACCCCAGCAGCGCCGACACGATCACCGCCGAGCTGTGCAACCTGCTCCAACTCCCGCCGCAGGCCGTGGCGATGGGCAACGGCTCGACGGAACTGATCACCTGGATCGACCACCTGCTGGTCCGTGAGTCCCTCGCCATCCCCGTCCCCACCTTCGGCCGCTGGACCGACCAGCCGATGGAGACCGGCAAGCGGGTCGACATGTTCCCGCTCCAGGAGTCCAGCGGATTCGCCCTGGACCTCGCGCAGTACGCCGAGTTCATACGCACCCGGGGCACGCGGGTCGCGGTCATCTGCAACCCGAACAACCCCGACGGCGGCTTCCTCCACAAGCACGCGCTCGTGCAGTTCATGGACGCCATGGCCGACCTCGACCTCATCGTCATCGACGAGTCGTTCCTGGAGTTCGCGGACGCGGAGGCCGAGCCGAGCGTCGTCCAGGAGGCGATGATCCGGCCGAACGTCATCGTCCTGCGCAGCCTCGGCAAGAACTTCGGCCTGCACGGCATCCGCTTCGGCTACATGGTCGCCAACCCCTCCCTCGCGGGCCGGGTCCGCTCGATGCTGCCGAAGTGGAACCTCAACGCCTTCGCCGAGTACGTGGTGTTCATGCTCAAGGAGCACGGCGCCGAGTACGCGCAGAGCCTCCACCAGGTCCGCCGGGACCGCCTCGACATGGCGAGCCAGCTCGCCGCGCTGCCCGGCCTGACCGTCTACCCCTCCCAGGGGAACTTCCTCTTCGTGCGCCTGCCCGTGGGCGCCGAAGGCACCGTGGTCCGGGACCGGATGCTCACCGAGCACCGGATCCTCGTCCGCGAGTGCGGCAACAAGATCGGCTCTTCAAGCCGCTTCCTGCGACTCGTGGTGCGCCCCCAGGTGGACGTGCGTCGCCTGGTGTCCGGCCTGGAACAGGTGCTCTACGGGACCAGGAGGGGAGCCGCCGTGCCCGAGCTCGCTCAAGGGACCAGCTACAGCTCGGGTACGGCGGCAGTGGATCGGTTGGTCGGCCAGACCAACGGGGCGGGCATGCAGGACCTGGCCGCGATGGCTGTCGGCGGTGGGGGGATGGGCGGAGGCGTCGGCATGCCGATGCCGGTCGCCCAGCCGGTGGCGGTGGCCGCGGCGGCGCCCATGGGGGCGGCTGCTTCCATGGGGACGGCCGCTTCCATGGGGGCGGGGATGCCGATGCCGGCTCAGATGCCGGCGCCGGCCCCGATGCCGGCCCCCGCCCCGATGCCGGCACCTGCGGCGCCTCCGGCGCCCTTCGCGCCGCCCAGCGGGCCGACTCCGCCGGGGGTGCCGGCCCGTGGGGGGCTTACGGCTGCACAGGTCCGGGGAATGACCGCACCGGCGCCCGGGGCCCCGCAGGAGCTGTCCCAGGCGCCCGCCACCGGGTGGCCCAACGCACAGAGCTGGCCGAACGCTGCAGGGATGGGGCAGACCGGCTGA
- a CDS encoding SUKH-4 family immunity protein, with product MATHDEMTELFGADRVVTLDRAVAEERGLSGADAEVLCEVGVPVFVDVLFTLDTAEEGPDPFTVVPVAAGGDETHILVRGGPTDDPAMRYCLDMDRGYRDSFAVPRRSRRG from the coding sequence ATGGCCACCCATGACGAGATGACGGAGCTGTTCGGCGCGGACCGCGTGGTCACGCTGGATCGTGCCGTCGCCGAGGAGCGCGGACTGTCCGGGGCAGACGCCGAGGTGCTGTGCGAGGTCGGGGTGCCCGTCTTCGTCGACGTGCTGTTCACCCTCGACACCGCCGAGGAGGGACCCGATCCCTTCACCGTGGTGCCGGTGGCCGCGGGTGGCGACGAGACGCACATCCTCGTGCGCGGCGGCCCCACCGACGACCCCGCGATGCGGTACTGCCTCGACATGGACCGCGGCTACCGGGATTCATTTGCAGTGCCCCGGCGTTCACGCCGGGGGTGA
- a CDS encoding nitroreductase family deazaflavin-dependent oxidoreductase: MPLKGEYEPSKAQFVRDQVELYESSGGTEGTTLSVLVAREEDERLRDLPVVILTTLGARSGKIRKTPVMRVEHDGVYAVVASMAGAPKHPVWYHNAVADPRVELQDGPVRQDMLAREVTGDEKAVWWARAVEAFPDYAEYQEKTDREIPVLVLEPAAEAH, from the coding sequence ATGCCACTGAAAGGTGAGTACGAGCCGAGCAAGGCGCAGTTCGTACGTGACCAGGTGGAGCTGTACGAAAGCTCCGGCGGCACGGAAGGAACGACGCTGAGTGTCCTGGTCGCACGGGAAGAGGACGAGAGGCTACGGGACCTGCCCGTCGTCATCCTGACCACCCTGGGGGCCCGGAGCGGCAAGATCCGCAAGACCCCGGTCATGCGCGTGGAGCACGACGGCGTCTACGCCGTGGTCGCCTCCATGGCAGGAGCCCCCAAGCACCCGGTCTGGTACCACAACGCGGTGGCCGACCCCCGGGTCGAGCTGCAGGACGGCCCGGTGCGCCAGGACATGCTGGCACGCGAGGTGACCGGGGACGAGAAGGCCGTGTGGTGGGCCCGAGCCGTCGAGGCCTTCCCGGACTACGCGGAGTACCAGGAGAAGACGGACCGCGAGATCCCGGTCCTCGTCCTGGAGCCGGCTGCCGAGGCGCACTGA
- a CDS encoding helix-turn-helix domain-containing protein, whose product MAGRNDPQGGNRDIRDDFRAEIREFLGTRRARVTPEQAGLPVYGGERRRVTGLRREEVALLAGISSEYYTRLERGNATGVSESVIEGIAQALQLDEAERIHLVDLLRGAGTTRPPRRRPAQQRVRPTVRRVLDSMAGTPAFVLSGRGDILAANHLGRALFSPVYADPVRPPNNARFVFLSPHATEFFRHWDEVANDTVAMLRAEAGRDLYDRRLTDLIGELSTRSEEFRRRWAAHNVRMHTTGVKLLHHPVVGDLDLPFETFPLGDGPSQFLLTYTAEPASPSQDALNLLASWAATNDGIERSALDDDSEPAGPAETPD is encoded by the coding sequence ATGGCAGGCAGAAACGACCCACAAGGCGGCAACCGCGACATCCGTGATGATTTCCGCGCGGAGATCCGGGAATTCCTCGGTACGCGACGGGCCAGGGTCACCCCCGAGCAGGCCGGACTGCCCGTGTACGGCGGAGAGCGCCGACGGGTCACCGGGCTGCGCCGCGAGGAGGTCGCCCTGCTCGCGGGCATTTCCAGCGAGTACTACACCCGGCTGGAGCGCGGCAACGCCACCGGCGTCTCCGAGAGCGTCATCGAGGGCATCGCGCAAGCACTCCAGCTCGACGAGGCCGAACGCATCCACCTGGTCGACCTTCTGCGCGGCGCGGGCACGACCCGTCCGCCACGCCGCCGACCCGCTCAGCAGCGTGTCCGGCCGACGGTGCGGCGCGTCCTCGACTCGATGGCCGGCACACCCGCGTTCGTCCTCAGCGGACGCGGGGACATCCTGGCCGCCAACCACCTCGGGCGCGCCCTGTTCTCCCCCGTCTACGCCGACCCGGTACGGCCGCCGAACAACGCCCGGTTCGTCTTCCTCAGCCCGCACGCGACCGAGTTCTTCCGCCACTGGGACGAAGTCGCCAACGACACCGTCGCCATGCTGCGCGCCGAGGCCGGCCGCGACCTCTACGACCGGCGGCTCACGGACCTGATCGGGGAGCTGTCCACCCGCAGCGAGGAGTTCCGGCGCCGCTGGGCGGCCCACAACGTCCGGATGCACACCACCGGCGTGAAACTCCTGCACCACCCGGTCGTCGGCGACCTCGACCTGCCCTTCGAGACCTTCCCGCTCGGCGACGGCCCCAGCCAGTTCCTCCTCACCTACACCGCCGAGCCCGCGTCCCCCTCGCAGGACGCCCTGAACCTGCTGGCCAGCTGGGCCGCGACCAACGACGGCATCGAGCGGTCCGCCCTGGACGACGACTCCGAGCCGGCCGGTCCGGCCGAGACACCCGACTGA
- a CDS encoding family 43 glycosylhydrolase — protein sequence MARRLLTLLAALLLALALGQSSASAASFSNPVKAQKGADPWISYHDGNYYLVTTSWTNAITMRRSATLAGLATAPSVQVWTGDAANRCCNIWAPEIHFINGHWYLYYVAGQNVSDYNPTQRTHVLESAGTDPMGPYTYKNQLNSSWMLDPTVATINDQLYLFGSASGGTQNLVAARLSNPYTLATGFSTISTPTNSWEKSGGSVNEGPEILQRGGKTFLVYSASGCWTPDYKLGQLTLTGSDPLSASSWTKKSTPVFQRNDSAGVYGPGHNGFFTSPDGTENWIVYHANDSASDGCDNGRTTRAQKFTWNSDGTPNLGTPVALGASLTGPAGEPSAASTTYTLTNRNSGKCLEVAGGSTADGANVQQYACNGGSNQRWRVEDQGDDTSRLVNVAGGKVLDTADCSTADGADLRQWTWLNNTCQRFRFLVTDSGYVRIVNQATGKVADVANCSTADAADVRQWTWLNNTCQQWRLTPVQ from the coding sequence ATGGCCCGTCGCCTACTGACCCTGCTGGCCGCGCTGCTCCTCGCCCTCGCGCTCGGGCAGTCCTCCGCGAGCGCGGCCTCGTTCTCGAACCCCGTCAAGGCGCAGAAGGGCGCCGACCCCTGGATCTCGTACCACGACGGCAACTACTACCTGGTGACGACGAGTTGGACCAACGCCATCACCATGCGCAGGTCGGCCACCCTGGCCGGCCTCGCGACCGCGCCCAGCGTGCAGGTGTGGACCGGGGACGCGGCGAACCGGTGCTGCAACATCTGGGCTCCCGAGATCCACTTCATCAACGGCCACTGGTACCTGTACTACGTCGCCGGGCAGAACGTCTCCGACTACAACCCGACCCAGCGCACGCACGTGCTGGAGAGTGCCGGGACCGATCCCATGGGGCCGTACACCTACAAGAACCAGCTCAACTCCTCCTGGATGCTGGACCCGACGGTCGCGACCATCAACGATCAGCTGTACCTGTTCGGCAGCGCGAGCGGCGGCACCCAGAACCTCGTCGCGGCCCGTCTGTCCAACCCGTACACCCTCGCCACCGGCTTCTCGACGATCTCAACACCGACCAACTCATGGGAGAAATCGGGGGGTTCGGTCAACGAAGGCCCGGAGATCCTCCAGCGGGGCGGCAAGACCTTCCTGGTCTACTCGGCGAGCGGCTGCTGGACCCCCGACTACAAACTCGGCCAGCTCACCCTCACCGGCTCGGACCCCCTCTCCGCGTCCTCCTGGACGAAGAAGTCCACGCCGGTCTTCCAGCGCAACGACTCCGCCGGCGTCTACGGCCCCGGACACAACGGCTTCTTCACCTCGCCCGACGGCACCGAGAACTGGATCGTCTATCACGCCAACGACTCGGCGTCCGACGGCTGCGACAACGGCCGTACGACCAGGGCCCAGAAGTTCACGTGGAACTCCGACGGCACCCCGAACCTCGGCACGCCGGTCGCCCTGGGAGCATCCCTGACGGGCCCCGCGGGCGAACCCTCCGCGGCCTCGACGACGTACACCCTCACGAACCGCAACAGCGGCAAGTGCCTTGAGGTAGCCGGGGGTTCGACGGCCGACGGTGCCAACGTCCAGCAGTACGCGTGCAACGGCGGCAGCAACCAGCGCTGGCGCGTCGAGGACCAGGGCGACGACACCAGCCGCCTGGTCAACGTGGCCGGTGGGAAGGTCCTCGACACCGCCGACTGCTCCACGGCCGACGGCGCGGACCTCCGCCAGTGGACCTGGCTCAACAACACCTGCCAGCGGTTCAGGTTCCTGGTGACCGACAGCGGCTACGTGCGGATCGTCAACCAGGCCACGGGCAAGGTGGCGGACGTGGCGAACTGTTCGACGGCCGACGCGGCGGACGTACGGCAGTGGACGTGGTTGAACAACACTTGCCAACAGTGGAGGCTGACTCCGGTGCAGTGA